The Aeromicrobium tamlense nucleotide sequence GCAGCGTGTCGAACTTGTAGTTGATCTCGGCCTGGCCGGCGGTGCCGACCTCGTGGTGGCCGCGCTCGAGGACCAGGCCTGCGTTCGACAGGTGGGTCATCATGTCGTTGCGCAGGTCGGCGAAGCGGTCGGTGGGCTGGACGGGGAAGTAGCCGCCCTTGTAGCGCACCTTGTAGCCGCGGTTCTCGTGCAGCTCGTCGCCGGTGGACCAGGCGGACTCGGCCGACTGGATCTCGTAGTAGCTCTTGTGGGCGCTGGTGCCGTAGGAGACGCGGTCGAAGATGTAGAACTCGGCCTCGGGCGCGAAGAACGCGGTGTCGCCGATGCCGGTGGTCTTCAGGTAGGCCTCGGCCTTGCGAGCGATGTTGCGCGGGTCGCGCGAGTAGGCCTCGCCGGTGATCGGGTCGTGGACGAAGAAGTCCATCGCGATCGTCTTGGGGTTGCGGAAGGGGTCGACGTACGCCGTGCCGTAGTCCGGCAGCAGCTTCATGTCCGACTGGTCGATGGTCTGGAAGCCGCGGATCGACGAGCCGTCGAACGCGACGCCCTCGGCGGCGGTTCCCTCGTCGAACGCCGAGATCGGCATCGTGACCTGCTGCTGGATGCCCGGGAGGTCGGTGAATCGGATGTCGATGTACTCGACGCCTTCGTCCCGGACAAACTTGAAGAACTCGTCGGCATTGCCGAACATTGGGCCTCCTCGACCGCGGTGCGGCTGGTAGATCGGTGCGGACAGCATCTCCCTGCGTCCACCTAGAGGCTAGGTCGGGGCAGTTTCCCGTCCATCACCGGATTGTTACATGCAGGTTACGCGTTCGCAGGTCGGTGCCGAGGTGCCGGGTGTGAGGCCCGAAGGGCACGCCGAAGGACCCTCGCGGGCTGGAAATCCGGTCTGAATCGGTCGCGACGTCGCGGCTCAGTACTTCGGGTCGGCGTAGAACACGACGTTCGACGTGTGTCGCTTCACGATGTGCACGCCGCGCGGATGGGCCATCCCGCCGCCGGAGGACACGTTGCCCTCGACCGTCCACACGTAGTCGCCCTGGTGCTTCGCGACGATGCCGACGTGCGACGCGGTGCCCTTGCTGAAGTAGCCGATGTAGGCGAGACGGCCGACGCGCGGCGTCTGCGAGGTGCGGCCGCGCTTGCGCTCCGCCTTGAGCAGCGAGCCGAAGGACTTGGCCTTGATCACCGAGCCGGGCTTGTCGGCCGCGTACGCGAGCCAGGAGACGAAGAAGCCGCACCACGGGTCGTAGGCGCCCGTGCGCTTGATCCACCGGTTGTACTTGCTCTTGCGCGGCTTGGGCTCGCGGTAGCCCACCTGTGAGCGGGCGACGGCGACGAGGTCGGCGGCGCCGAGCTTGGGCGAGACGGCCGACGTGACGGTCTTCTTGGCCTTCTTGTTCACGTAGACCGCGCCGGTGCGGAACTGCTGCAGGCAGGCGCCCTCGGGCAGGCCGCAGCGCAGGTCGCCGGTCGGGGCGCCCAGCGATCCGCCTGCGCCCCCGCGAGCGCGCATCTGCTTGAGAGCGTGGGTGCGCACGACCGACGTGCGGCCGCCGTACTGGACGAGCGTGGCCTTCGTGTACTCGCGGTAGACGTAGTTCCTGGCGCGCTTGACGCCGCCCTTCGGTGAGCCGAGCAGGAACGACATCGCCTTCTCGCGGCTGGCGAGCGAGCGCTTCCCGTACGTGCGCTTCACCGTGATCTTGGGGGAGTAGCGGTGGCGGCTGACGATGGCGCGGTACTTCCCGCTCTTGGGCACCTTCGGCATCCATGAGTACCAGCCCTTGGCCGAGGTGCGCACCGTCGCGACCTTGACGCGGCCGTTCTTCGTGTCGCGGTAGATCCGCACCTTGGTGCGCGCGTGCGGCTTGCCGCTGGTGGTGAGGACGCGGCCGCGGAGCCAGAAGTTCTCGCGGGTGAGCACGCGGGTGTCGGCGCCGCTGTTGATGCGGATGCTGACCCAGCGGCCGGACTTCGCCGGGGTGTTCACCGAGGGCGCGGAGGCCGCGGTGGCGGCGGGCGCGCGGGACGCGGTGGTCCGGCGGGCGGGTGCCGCAGGAGCCGCGGCGGAGGGCTCGACGGCCGGCTCGGGCGCCTCCGGGGAGGCCGTCTCCGGCTCGGCCACCTCCTCCGGCTCGGCGGGCTCCGACGTCACCTCGGCCGACGGTGCGACCTCGGGTTCGGGCTCCACCGACTCGGCATGACTGGGCAGGGCGATCAACGAGAGGACGAGGGCGAGGGCCACGGCCGTGCTTCCCCGACGAGCAACGCGCACCATGCCAAAAGGGTGCAACACTTCCGGCCCATCCGCATCTGCCGCCCCCTCGATCCCGCTCAGGAAGGTGCTCGTCCACAGCCGTGGGACGACCCCTTGCGCCGGTCACTGCGAGCCCGGCAGGATGCGGCGCAGTCTGGACGGCTTTCGGGGGGAAGCATGGATGTCTTGGGGGACCGTGTGAGGGCCTTGGTGCGCGAACGGCGCATCGACCCACGCACGGACATCGACGCCGTGCGTCGCGCGGCCGCGGAGGCGGTCGCCGAGCACGAGCAGCGCAGTCTCACGGGAGCCGTCCGGGCGCTCGAGGAGCCCGACCACGTCGTCGGCCAGCTCGTGGCCGACCTGGTCGGCTTCGGGCCGCTGCAGCGCTTCCTCGACGATCCCGAGGTCGAGGAGCTCTGGATCAACGAGCCCGAGCGCGTCTTCGTCGCCCGCGCCGGGCGTCATGAGCTGACCTCGGTGATGCTCACGGCACGGCAGGTCCGCGAGCTCGTCGAGCGGATGCTGTCCTCCAGTGGACGACGCCTCGACCTCAGCCAGCCGTTCGTCGATGCCATGCTGCCGGGCGGGCACCGCCTGCACGTCGTGCTCGACGGCATCACGCGCGGCTTCACGGCCGTCAACATCCGGAAGTTCGTCGCGAAGGCCGGCGGGCTCGACGACCTCGTCGCGCTCGGCACCATCGACGACCGCGCGGCGGCGTTCCTCACGTCGTGCGTCCAGGCAGGGCTCAACATCGTCGTCAGCGGAGGCACCCAGGCGGGCAAGACCACCCTCCTGAACTGCCTCGCAGCAGCCATCCCCGGCACCCAGCGACTGGTGTCCGTCGAGGAGGTCTTCGAGCTCAAGACGTCGCACCCCGACTGGGTCGCGATGCAGACCCGTCAGGCGGGCCTCGAGGGAACCGGCGAGATCACCCTGCGGATGCTGGTCAAGGAGGCGCTGCGGATGCGGCCGAACCGGATCATCGTCGGCGAGGTCCGCGCCGAGGAGGCGCTGGACCTGCTTCTCGCCCTCAACTCCGGGTTGCCGGGCATGGCGTCCATCCACGCGAACTCCGCGAAGCAGGCCTTGGTCAAGCTCTGCACGCTGCCGCTGCTCGCCGGCGAGAACGTCTCCGCCGGCTTCGTCGTTCCCACCGTCGCCACCGCGGTCGACATCGTCGTGCACACCGGGATCGACACGTCGGGCCGCCGCGCGGTGCGCGAGATCGTCGCCACCACCGGGCGCTCCGAGAACGGGATCATCGAGGCCGAGCCGATCTTCGTCCGCCGAGCCGGGGTGCTCGAGAGGGGTGCCGGCACGCCGCAGCGCCGCGAGGCCTTCGAGGCCGCTGGGATCGACCCGGGAGCGCTGTGGGAACGCTGATCGGGCTGACCTTCGGGATCGGCCTGCTCCTCATGGCCGAGAGCTGGAACCCGAGGCCGAGCCGGCCCCAGCGCGCCGTGCGGCGGCACCCGCTCGAGTCGCTGCTGCTCCGCGCCGGGATGCCCGATGTCGCCCCGCGCACGGTCGTCGCCGCCGTCGCCGCGGCAGCGGTCGCCGGGACGGCGGCTGGTGCGGTCACGTCGGTTCCGGTCATGGCCCTGCTCGCCGGCGCCGCGGCCGCGTGGACGCCGTTCGCCGTGGTCCGCTCGCGAGCCGCCCGACGGCAGCGCGAGCATGCGGAGGCCTGGCCCGATGCCGTCGACCATCTCGCCTCGGCCGTGCGCGCGGGCCTGTCTCTCCCCGAGGCGCTCATCCAGCTGGGGCAGCGCGGTCCCGAGCCCTTGCGGGACCCGTTCACCCAGTTCGGCCGCGACTACGGCTCGTCAGGGCGGTTCGCCGAGAGCCTCGACCGGCTGAAGGCACGGCTCGCAGATCCCGTCGGCGACCGCGTCGTGGAGGCACTCCGGATCGCGCGCGAGGTTCTCGGGGGAGATCTCGGACGGCTGCTGCGGTCGCTCTCGGGCTTCCTGCGCGACGACCTGCGCACCCGCGGCGAGATCGAGTCGCGGCAGTCCTGGACCATCGGCGCCGCCCGGCTGACTCGTTCCATTGGCGAGTCGCTGGGCAGCAACGCCGCCATCACTCGCCGGCTGCGTCGCTGCGCGAGCGATGACGACGTCGAGGACTTCCGGGTCCGCCAGGCCACGTGGGGCGCGATCGGGCTCGCGATCGCCGTCGCCGTCTCGCTGCTGGCGTGGTCGGCGGCGCACCCGCCGGTCGTGGCGCTGCTGCTGTGGTGCGGAGCCGGACTCGTCGGCGGCTGCCTCGCCTGCGACCAGGCGCTCTCCTCGCAGGTCCGCCGGCACGAGACCCGGATGCGTGCCGAGTTCCCGACCATCGCCGACCTGCTCGCGCTGTCGGTCGCCGCAGGGGAGAGCCCCGTCGCCGCGATCGAGCGCGTGAGCCGCGTCAGCCACGGCGCCCTGTCACTGGAGCTCGGCCGCGTGCTGGCCGACGTTCGTGCCGGCGCCACGGTCGTCGATGCCCTCGACGTGCTTGCAGCGCGCACGGGAGTCCTGAGCGTGGCGCGCTTCGCGGAGGCGCTCGCGGTCGCGATCGACCGGGGGACACCGCTGATCGACGTGCTCCACGCCCAAGCGGCCGACGTTCGCGAGACCGCTCGCCGCGAGCTCATCGAGTCGGGCGGACGTCGCGAGATCGCGATGATGGTGCCGGTCGTCTTCCTGATCCTCCCGGTCACGATCGCCTACACCCTATGTCAATTTGGGAGTATTGATGGTCATCGGAAGGCATCGTTCAAGGAGTAAGAGAGGTGAAGTGCTTCCGGCCACCCCGCGTCGGCAAAGGTCTCGAGGATCTGGCGTAGTTGGTTGAGTCGGATTGGGTCGTGAAGGACCGTCGCGCGGTGGAAGGCCAGGTACTGGCCCACGATCTCTACGACAGTGGCCACGCCCAGAGTTTCGTATCGAAGCGCAGGACTTCCTACGACACAGTCGCTGATCGCGTCGAAGACTTCGGGAGGGTCCACATCGACCAAGGACTGAAGGATTTGCAGAAGGTCGTACGCGGTCCTTGGGTGGAAGCTGGATGTCATCGCGCGGAGTATCGGCTTCGCCTGGAGATACCAAGCCGCCCGCTG carries:
- a CDS encoding CHAP domain-containing protein yields the protein MVRVARRGSTAVALALVLSLIALPSHAESVEPEPEVAPSAEVTSEPAEPEEVAEPETASPEAPEPAVEPSAAAPAAPARRTTASRAPAATAASAPSVNTPAKSGRWVSIRINSGADTRVLTRENFWLRGRVLTTSGKPHARTKVRIYRDTKNGRVKVATVRTSAKGWYSWMPKVPKSGKYRAIVSRHRYSPKITVKRTYGKRSLASREKAMSFLLGSPKGGVKRARNYVYREYTKATLVQYGGRTSVVRTHALKQMRARGGAGGSLGAPTGDLRCGLPEGACLQQFRTGAVYVNKKAKKTVTSAVSPKLGAADLVAVARSQVGYREPKPRKSKYNRWIKRTGAYDPWCGFFVSWLAYAADKPGSVIKAKSFGSLLKAERKRGRTSQTPRVGRLAYIGYFSKGTASHVGIVAKHQGDYVWTVEGNVSSGGGMAHPRGVHIVKRHTSNVVFYADPKY
- a CDS encoding type II secretion system F family protein — its product is MGTLIGLTFGIGLLLMAESWNPRPSRPQRAVRRHPLESLLLRAGMPDVAPRTVVAAVAAAAVAGTAAGAVTSVPVMALLAGAAAAWTPFAVVRSRAARRQREHAEAWPDAVDHLASAVRAGLSLPEALIQLGQRGPEPLRDPFTQFGRDYGSSGRFAESLDRLKARLADPVGDRVVEALRIAREVLGGDLGRLLRSLSGFLRDDLRTRGEIESRQSWTIGAARLTRSIGESLGSNAAITRRLRRCASDDDVEDFRVRQATWGAIGLAIAVAVSLLAWSAAHPPVVALLLWCGAGLVGGCLACDQALSSQVRRHETRMRAEFPTIADLLALSVAAGESPVAAIERVSRVSHGALSLELGRVLADVRAGATVVDALDVLAARTGVLSVARFAEALAVAIDRGTPLIDVLHAQAADVRETARRELIESGGRREIAMMVPVVFLILPVTIAYTLCQFGSIDGHRKASFKE
- a CDS encoding CpaF family protein, whose product is MRERRIDPRTDIDAVRRAAAEAVAEHEQRSLTGAVRALEEPDHVVGQLVADLVGFGPLQRFLDDPEVEELWINEPERVFVARAGRHELTSVMLTARQVRELVERMLSSSGRRLDLSQPFVDAMLPGGHRLHVVLDGITRGFTAVNIRKFVAKAGGLDDLVALGTIDDRAAAFLTSCVQAGLNIVVSGGTQAGKTTLLNCLAAAIPGTQRLVSVEEVFELKTSHPDWVAMQTRQAGLEGTGEITLRMLVKEALRMRPNRIIVGEVRAEEALDLLLALNSGLPGMASIHANSAKQALVKLCTLPLLAGENVSAGFVVPTVATAVDIVVHTGIDTSGRRAVREIVATTGRSENGIIEAEPIFVRRAGVLERGAGTPQRREAFEAAGIDPGALWER